The DNA region ccttcCGGAGTAACAaattcaattctcatcaattacctcatagcggcataatcaactgcttatccataatcaaaacatttagggttagaatcagagacatcacatcctataatttagctctacaacacgatctaagatgagaaagaaaggtcaatcattcctaaattccctgcagcctcttgtttataagtgtggcgcccttcacacccataaacaagactctactggacacggctcgtagacactccataggacgaactgctctgataccacttttgtcacgacccaaccagagggccatgacgagcacccggagctaacacaccgagcacctctaaacatacatctcataaaatttctgggtggaccataaagatagctcctggatatcatgatctgtaaggacatatatcaatatataacggcacatctctatataatcttcaacaattatgtccatcatcatcagccgacaaggctactaaaatgttatacaacgatatgaaccggtggggttatgaaacgtctaactgtacatcatgtctacgagcctctacatagaatacaagtgaccataaggaccaataccaatagactgcagctccgaaataagtggagtgctcctgagaatccgctgataattcacctacgggtcaaatctgtgtacctgtctacctgcgggcatgaacgcagcgtccacaggaaaggacgtcagtacgaacaatgtacttagtatgtaaggcatgaataacaacataataagaaatatataacataacatgagataaagataacttgtacatctgattgcctcataaggcagataccatgcatgcttggctttcttttaaaaaaaaaacattttcatacatacgtatatacatatattatatcatcatcataacgtacccgaccctttcgggactcggtgtgtaaaaTCAACTggtcagtggttgcacaataggtcccgtacccggccgactatagcgcggctcggtgtgagaaaattcatacatacatatatatatatatatatatatatatatataaagcatgcatgagagcccaaataaaagctacaactctatcggagtgacgtaaggtcggtaacctccgatttatattatggaataatcatcaacgctatatctcaccttgaaagaacaatcaTCACGAggcaagatcaacaacaatgagaaaAATCAAGGAAAACCAACCAAACCTAACGGTCTTCTTCCCATCCCCCAACTCTCTCGCCTACCCCCACCCTCACCCCCCAACTCCGGCCAGCAACCTCTCGGTGGCCTCCCCAGGTAAGTTTTCTCTCTCCTAGGGTTTGTGACAGCCCTATACCCACCTCCACCCCCACTCCTCTTCTTCTCCTATCttccttctcttcttttctcttctttcttttccttcctTCTCTTCTTCTCTCTGGTCTGCCAGATTCGAGCTTCCCGTCGTGAACAGTGATTCTGGCGTGAACAGTGTTTCCTGCGTGAACAGTGATTCCTGCGTGAACAGTGATTCCGCCGTGAGTAGGTTCTGtctaactggagttggtacctccggttttttatttttttatttttatttttatttttttaattctctGTCTTTTATCCTTGTAGCTAATTTGCATTCTTGCATTACTTGTTTCGTTCTTGTCGTAGTAGTTACACTTTCATATAGATTATTGCTAACTTGTGTTTTAGTATTGATTCCTGCCTGGTCGAGTAGTTtatatttgctttactggctTTGGTAGACGATGGTGGACTAGGGTCATGCTCTCGGACGGGGGTGAGGGTTAGAGGGGGTAGGTGGGTTAAGGGAGTCTCTAGTttgcgagtagggtcttggaatattgggactctaacggggaagtccatcgaactaattaagattcttaagaagaggagaattaatatagcttgtgtccaggagactaaatgggtaggatccAGGGCTAAAGATGTGGATGagtataagttatggttctcaggtaggtcgagggataggaatggggtaggcattttagtagataatgaCTTACGCGAACAGGTGGTAAGGGTTAAGAGGGTCAGTGATAGGTTGATGACGATTAAGCTGGTCGTTGGAGGgtttattttgcacattattagtgcttacgcgccgcaagcgggcttgggcgaggaggagaaaagacgtttttgggaggatttggacgagatgATGGGAGGTATACCGTCCACTGAGAAGCTATTcatcggaggagatttcaatgggcacattgggtcaatttcagggggatatgacgatgtgcatggaggttgtggtttcagggacaggaacggaggaggagttgcactgttggattttgcaaaagcctttgggctggtggtagccaattcgagtttcccgaagaaggaggagcacttggtaacctttcgtagttcggtggctaagacgcagatagactttttactcaggaaggacgataaaggtctttgtaaagactgcaaggtgatcCCAAGTGAGAATCTAACGACccagcataagctcttggtgatggatttggaaatcaagatgaggaagagaaagagggtTGTGGATGCCAGGCCTAGGATCAAATGAGGGAGTTTGACCATGAcggtgccctggagatgggggagaagttgaggGCTATAGGAGCCTGGAAGAGTAGTGGGGAGGCGACCAACATGTGGGATAGGATGACCAGTTGCATTAGAGAAGTAGCTAGAGAGgtgttgggggtctcgaagggtagccgtggtcggcaccgaggggactggtggtggaagagaggagttcaagagaaggtggaagaaaaaaaggtggcgtatgcgaagttggtagacagcAAGGATGATGAGGAGAGGCGAATGAATAGGGAATTAtacaagatggcgaggaaggaggcaaagTTAGCGGTTAAACGCCTGTATGCAAAAatagaggacaaaggcggggataagaagttgtacagactagccaaggcgagggataggagggcgcgtgacttggatcaggtgaagtgcatcaaggacgaggatggaagggtactagtggaggacgctctcattagacgaagatggcagtcatacttccacaaactcttgaacgacggaggggacagagatattgtgttgggagatttggagtactccgagaggtgttgtgattttggatattataggagtataaaggttgaggaagttaagggtgctgttcgtaggataagtaggggaagagcgaccagacccgatgagattcctggggaatttcgGAAGACTGCAGTCAGGGCAGGTTTAGAGTGGTTGACTcgactctttaatgtcatctttaagacggctaagatgcagtacaatgattccattgtacaagaacaagggcgacattcaaagtcgcaacaactacagagggatcaagctgctaagccacactatgaaagtgtgggaaagggtggtgaagatgagggtgaggagagacgTGTCTATCTTAGAGAACCAGTTCgaattcatgccggggcgctcaactacagaagctattcattttgtacggagactggtggagcaatatagggagaggaagagggacttgcacatagTATTCAtagacctagaaaaggcatacgacaaagtgccgagagaggttctatggagatacttggaggctagaggtgtacctgtggcgtacattagggcgatcaaggacatgtatgatggggccaagaccagggtaaggactatgtgaggagactcagagcacttcccagtggtgatggggttgcaccagggatcaacTCTTAGCCTATTTTTATTCTCCGTGGTGATCGATGGATTGACGAGGCAAATTCagggtgaggtgccatggtgtatgttatttgcggatgacatagtactgattgacgagtctcgcagtGGGGTTAACGCTAagttggaggtttggagacaaactctggagtctaaagggttccagttgagtaggaccaagacagagtacttggagtgcaagttcagtgatttagtgcatgaggctgacgtggaagtgaagcttggcacccaggtcatacagaagaaagatagtttcaagtatcttgggtctattatacaaggaaatggggagattgatgatgacgtcacacaccgtattggtgcagggtggatgaaatggaggcttgcctccggagtgttgtgtgacaagaaggtgccaccgaaacttaaaggcaagttctacaaagtggtggttagaccaactatgttgtatggggtggagtgttggccagttaagaaatctcatgttcagaagatgaaagtggcggaaatgagaatactgcgatggatgtgtgggcacactaggagtgataggattaggaatgaagtcatccgagacaaggttggaatagccttagtggaagacaagatgcgggaagtaaggctgagatggtttgggcatgtgatgcggagagatacAAATGCCctagtgcggaggtgcgagaggttggccagcgacggtttcagaagaggtagaggtaggccgaagaagtgttggggggaagtgattagacaggacatggcgcatttcctgcttaccgaggacatgaccttagataggagggtatggaggactcatattagggtagaaggctagtagatagtcgcatttatcctttcttacgagtagttatgttgctctatagtttcttgtctcttgatttctgcgagtatgtgttggtttataatggcttatttactttcattgttttcattttcataattgctttgatttgattgcccgtatctgacctttcttatgctttttcttgagccgagggtcttccggaaatagcctccctacctaaggtgggggtaaggtctgcgtacactctaccctcccgagaccccacgttgtgggattcactgggtatgttgttgttgttgttgtaatctcatgatagcattaaaaccataaactttgaaatttctagaaaataagatcatcatcatcatgttcatcatagaaaacatctcatctttagtatcataagaagcttttaagaatcatgaacttctaacttttggaagtaagaaggttatggaaacatatatggaatcataacataggaatcatgccttttgaaagaaagagactagccttaacatacctggataatCTCCTTCTCAATCCACAATAAAGCTTAACATAATCCTCTTGCGTCTACAACAAGTGAAATGATACCTCATCAACAAATAGTGTCACAACTATCATATCTTGCTAATATTATAACCttcagaaaatcgggcagcactttccctatttatactacatcccaaaggccactaagggtcatcaaacagccgaacaacaataataataatcaacaatagcaacaactacaatataatccaatataaccctcttatattactttaagaatcataccgagcggcaagctcgtttaACGAATAACAAACGTCATTCATACCCAACTCTCCTTTCATAATTCAGTCCACACCCTTCATAACAATATGCATACATTTACCATATCAtatttagctcaaaatatccttaaatgtaTTCCAAAACAACCCATACTCCTACGcctcatcctttactttctattcgtagatttcatatattttcttctccatctttccaactaacacatgaataatcCCAATAACTGTAGGAACAATATATTCAAGTTATAATCCACCAtttacaaccattagaagtattaTTTAAACATTCGAAACAACCCCTACAAAATAGTGGCTTAACTTAACTTATTTCGACGTAGTCTTGCGGTATTTGGCCTCACACAACTTTACCAACATTAAAATAAGCTAACACACGACTAAaggggtgttatacataccttaagaAGTGCATACAACCTAAGAACCATGGCTGAATCAGTCCAACTTTACCCTCAATCATGAtacaataccataggcttgctacTCTCGTAGTTTCCAACCTTCTTGATGGAAGATTTGGTTGTTTCCACTTGAGTTGggccaaaattttatgggttgaAGTTGGGAAAATATTCTAGAGGGTTGGGGAATGTTATggaggtgtttggatgaaaaataaagggtaaaaccccttttatagaGCTCTAGGGTCGGTTTGGACCGACCTAGAGTGTTCGGGTACTGTAGCAACACTGTAGCagctcggttactgtagcagcgtttctgCGCTGTCAGCCtaaattgtaacgtccataattctctattccgatgttGTATCGACGAgagatttgttgcgttggaaactagacactACGAACTTcgttttaggattttgaaacaccttaaaactcctaatatactaggagatatacccctccaaagttgactaaaaatttgcccaaaattctgccaacttttttcaaattttcgacaaacttattttcttcgatttgcttggtcccggaatcttctgaaactctccatacatgatatttgtcattaatcatacttgataatggtcatgtcctttggtttcaaggttgtccttcccggttacgacttacaagatcgtaattcatcctttacttcattgttacgtacttcccatggcttgtaccttccaaaacttcatgggacgtccccgatactccattaatacagtgaagtacgtggcatgctcatgctctgaaagtgctagGTGTAAcagggtgggcatggtacggtattagAAACTTCGGTATGACAATTTCGGTTTtaaaaaatactataccattaccgtATCAAATTAACTCGGAATGGTTCGGCATTTTGAAGTTCGATTTCGGTATTTTACGGTACGGTAAATCGGTAACCATAGTTTGTTCGATTTTGGTATTTTACGGTACGGTAAATCGGTAACCATAGTTTGTTAGATTTCGACTTATATATACTCAGATAATAGAGAATTATGACTTCGGCTATTTAAGAAATGTCTCAATAATATCGTGCTAACAacttacacatgtaaaaatattcaaaagaaagcacaagcaatccccttcgtaaatcaattagACAAAAAGGGCATTTCAATCAAGTTTAATTAGTCAAAACTCCAACATCTAAACAATTAATTTTGTACTAATACTAGATTATATAGTTGTAAGTATTTTAATACGAATATATATGAATGgtatatgtaactatatactttggtatgatatttggtgtattttttataaataccaaataccgtaccaaataccaaattttttaaaaatacataTCAAATACCATAATACCAAAACCACAGTATAAAAAAATTTCGGTTTCGATATGATAATCGGTgtataccgtaccatgcccaccctaGGAggaggggtggggggtgggggtcgTGTGCCTATTTGTCTGATCTGATCTCCTTTCCTTTCTATTCATCACTTTATAATCTTTGACTCAGTGAAAAGTGAGGTTGATATTGTCTAAAgaggaaaaatgattttttttttttaaaaaaaaaatggactagGCTCCTTTTATTCAAAGCATAACATGTCTCGAATTTCAGCCACAAATTTCTAGTATTTGTCTCATTAACAATGTCTTTAAGAACAATACCTTGTACAATCACAAACTTGTATGAAAGTCCATTTTGTGCCAGACTTATACAGTTttgttttttttcaaaatgtctcacaatatatatattcctacacCTTAAATAtaattttcattttgtttttccTCTTTTAACTATCAAGGCAGAATTGCTGTTCGCACCTCCAACATTCTGTTCCTCGCTGTACGTCTGGAGCCAGGTTCACTCATGTATAGAAAGTCTTGACAAGGAAGATAACACGAGCTTTCGCGGAAAGAAAGTTCTGCTGACATTCTAAGGTTCAAATAATCTAAACTAGTTGtaaacagtgttttaaaaggcgggggcgtaaggcggggcgttttacatacgcctcgacgaggcgtaagccccatgggtatttaatttttagtatttcttaaaataatataattacaataaatatttttaaataagtaaaattacataaaaataaataaaagaaaactgtaaataaatgatatatatatatatatatgtatgtatgtatatgtgtgtgtgtgtgtgagcgcgcgcgcgcgcttgatcctcacaaaaaaatgatcaaagcaatccattatacaccgcttataacttgtaattatatataacataattttacaagtataaacaatacaatgaaataaaagctattatgaaatgcaaaacaattctaacattttaactttcaaacacggaaaaaaacacagtttcttaaaacactattactatcatactattcattttatctccctataagcaaataatcaataaaatttatcaatattacaattaaaacataacttcttcatgaacaaaaaataaaattatatgataattctgatacataagACTTATgatcaatgacaagtgaaaatgtacaattccgctatgtgtttttttaaaaaaaaattaagtgatattcaccctcacgacgttctcaaatagtaaatatccaatactacaacttgttatatgagttatacccaatcttctatttctatagatgaaaaactattaagtagcattattt from Lycium barbarum isolate Lr01 chromosome 10, ASM1917538v2, whole genome shotgun sequence includes:
- the LOC132613111 gene encoding uncharacterized protein LOC132613111 translates to MGLHQGSTLSLFLFSVVIDGLTRQIQGEVPWCMLFADDIVLIDESRSGVNAKLEVWRQTLESKGFQLSRTKTEYLECKFSDLVHEADVEVKLGTQVIQKKDSFKYLGSIIQGNGEIDDDVTHRIGAGWMKWRLASGVLCDKKVPPKLKGKFYKVVVRPTMLYGVECWPVKKSHVQKMKVAEMRILRWMCGHTRSDRIRNEVIRDKVGIALVEDKMREVRLRWFGHVMRRDTNALVRRCERLASDGFRRGRGRPKKCWGEVIRQDMAHFLLTEDMTLDRRVWRTHIRVEG